From Sceloporus undulatus isolate JIND9_A2432 ecotype Alabama chromosome 6, SceUnd_v1.1, whole genome shotgun sequence, one genomic window encodes:
- the FUS gene encoding RNA-binding protein FUS → MASNDYSQSATQSYGAYPTPPTQGYSQQTSQPYGQQSYGGYGQSADTSGYGQSSYGSSYGQTQSSGYGTQSTPQAYGSSTGYGSSQTSQTSYGQQSSYPSYSQQPASSTTGSYGTSSQASSYGQTQSGGYGQQSSYGSQQQSSYGQQPSYNPPQSYSQQSQYGSGSSSGGGGGSGSGGYGQDQSSMSGSGSGGGYGSQDQGGYGGQPDRSRGRGSGGGSGGGGYGRGGFDRSGGRGGSRGGRGGMGGGERGGGFNKFGGPRDQGSRHDSAGEQDNSDNNTIFVQGLGENVTIESVADYFKQIGIIKTNKKTGQPMINLYTDRETGKLKGEATVSFDDPPSAKAAIDWFDGKEFSGNPIKVSFATRRADFNRGGGNGRGGRGRGGRGGGPMGRGGFGGGGGGGSNSGSSGGNRGGFPSGGGGQQRAGDWKCPNPTCENMNFSWRNECNQCKAPKPDGPGGPHMGGGFGEDRRGGRGGFDRGGFRGGRGGDRGGFRGGRGGDRGNFGPGKMDSRGDHRQDRRERPY, encoded by the exons ATGGCGTCTAACG ATTATAGTCAGTCAGCAACACAGAG TTATGGGGCCTACCCAACTCCACCCACACAGGGCTATTCTCAGCAGACTAGCCAGCCATATGGGCAGCAGAGTTATGGTGGTTACGGTCAATCAGCAGATACTTCAGGATATGGCCAAAGTAGTTACGGCTCTTCTTATGGCCAAACTCAAAGCT CTGGCTATGGCACTCAGTCAACACCACAGGCTTACGGCTCATCAACAGGATATGGCAGCAGTCAGACTTCTCAGACATCCTATGGACAACAGTCATCATATCCCAGCTACTCCCAGCAGCCAGCCAGCTCCACCACTGGAag TTATGGTACCAGTTCTCAAGCCTCCAGCTATGGGCAAACCCAGAGCGGAGGTTATGGCCAGCAGTCAAGTTATGGCAGCCAGCAGCAGAGCTCCTATGGGCAGCAGCCTTCCTACAATCCACCCCAAAGCTACAGCCAGCAAAGTCAGTATGGCAGTGGCAgtagcagtggaggaggaggcggcagtggAT CTGGTGGCTATGGCCAGGATCAGTCCTCCATGAGTGGAAGTGGTAGTGGAGGAGGTTATGGCAGCCAGGATCAAGGTGGATATGGGGGTCAGCCAGACCGCAGCCGAGGCAGAGGCAGTGGAGGCGGCAGCGGTGGCGGCGGATATGGTAGAGGTGGCTTCGATCGGAGTGGTGGTAGAGGTGGCAGCAGAGGTGGTCGTGGAGGCATGGG CGGTGGTGAGCGAGGTGGTGGCTTCAATAAATTTGGTG GACCACGGGACCAAGGCTCACGACATGATTCTG CTGGAGAACAGGATAACTCTGACAACAACACCATCTTTGTTCAGGGACTTGGTGAAAATGTAACTATCGAGTCAGTAGCAGACTACTTCAAGCAGATTGGCATAATCAAG ACAAACAAAAAGACTGGACAGCCCATGATTAACCTATACACAGACCGTGAAACAGGAAAATTGAAAGGAGAAGCTACAGTTTCTTTTGATGATCCCCCATCTGCAAAGGCTGCCATTGATTggtttgatg GGAAAGAGTTCTCAGGCAACCCCATCAAAGTTTCATTTGCTACCCGGAGGGCAGATTTCAATCGAGGTGGTGGGAATGGTCGTGGAGGAAGAGGAcgtggtggcagaggaggag GACCCATGGGCCGTGGTgggtttggaggaggaggaggaggtggaagcaACAGTGGTTCCAGTGGCGGCAACAGAGGTGGCTTCCCCAGTGGGGGAGGTGGCCAGCAGCGTGCAGGAGACTGGAAATGCCCCAATCC AACATGTGAGAATATGAATTTCTCATGGCGGAATGAATGCAATCAGTGCAAAGCACCAAAACCAGATGGCCCTGGGGGACCACACATGG GAGGTGGATTTGGTGAAGACCGACGTGGAGGCCGAGGAGGATTTGACCGAGGTGGTTTCCgtggaggaagaggtggtgacCGAGGTGGCTTCCGGGGTGGAAGAGGTGGAGACAGGGGCAACTTTGGACCAGGAAAAATGGATTCTCG AGGGGACCACAGACAGGACCGCCGTGAAAGGCCCTATTGA